The following are encoded in a window of Carya illinoinensis cultivar Pawnee chromosome 15, C.illinoinensisPawnee_v1, whole genome shotgun sequence genomic DNA:
- the LOC122296273 gene encoding uncharacterized protein LOC122296273 isoform X2 yields the protein MSVSLTVMTFNLHEDQPPDSPNSWEKRRDLCLSVITSYSPLILCTQQGVKSQLDYLQQGLPGKDRSPDTSDEHCNIFYDKEKVELVEGGTFWLSESPSVPGSMSWGSVVPCIATWVIFQLKGVEPPGFSFQIVNTNIDEFSPRARRRSALLAWQHIASLPPSLPVVYCGGFNTQKRAWCATTLPDGLRQLLGLGFRAVATMTTAYNTKLMILMQRLKRSRLSPRRRLHQSIDLELFYVGNYLYLFLCYIIWI from the exons atgagtGTTTCCTTAACAGTGATGACCTTCAACCTACACGAAGATCAGCCACCAGACAGTCCTAATTCATGGGAGAAGAGGAGGGATTTGTGTCTCAGCGTCATCACCAGCTACTCCCCACTGATCCTCTGTACCCAACAAG GAGTGAAATCCCAATTGGATTACCTTCAGCAGGGCTTGCCAG GAAAGGATCGATCCCCAGATACTTCAGATGAACACTGCAACATCTTCTATGACAAGGAGAAG GTAGAGCTGGTAGAAGGTGGAACTTTTTGGTTGTCAGAGTCGCCTTCTGTCCCTGGAAGCATGTCGTGGGGCTCTGTTGTTCCATGTATTGCAACATGGGTGAT ATTCCAACTGAAAGGAGTCGAGCCACCTGGGTTTTCGTTTCAGATAGTCAATACAAATATCGATGAGTTCAGTCCTCGTGCTCGTAGACGAAGTGCTTTACTTGCATGGCAGCACATTGCATCCCTACCTCCTAGCTTACCCGTAGTATACTGTGGGGGTTTCAACACACAAAAG AGAGCATGGTGTGCAACGACTCTTCCAGATGGTTTACGTCAACTTCTCGGACTAGGCTTCCGCGCGGTGGCTACAATGACTACTGCTTATAATACTAAGTTGATG attttgatgcagaggttgaaGAGGAgcaggctgagcccgaggaggcggctccaccaGAGTATTGACTTGGAGTTGTTTTACGTTGGAAATTatctttacttgtttttatgttatataatttggatttga
- the LOC122296273 gene encoding uncharacterized protein LOC122296273 isoform X3 codes for MSVSLTVMTFNLHEDQPPDSPNSWEKRRDLCLSVITSYSPLILCTQQGVKSQLDYLQQGLPGKDRSPDTSDEHCNIFYDKEKVELVEGGTFWLSESPSVPGSMSWGSVVPCIATWVTFQLKGVEPPGFSFQIVNTNIDEFSPRARRRSALLAWQHIASLPPSLPVVYCGGFNTQKRAWCATTLPDGLRQLLGLGFRAVATMTTAYNTKLMRLKRSRLSPRRRLHQSIDLELFYVGNYLYLFLCYIIWI; via the exons atgagtGTTTCCTTAACAGTGATGACCTTCAACCTACACGAAGATCAGCCACCAGACAGTCCTAATTCATGGGAGAAGAGGAGGGATTTGTGTCTCAGCGTCATCACCAGCTACTCCCCACTGATCCTCTGTACCCAACAAG GAGTGAAATCCCAATTGGATTACCTTCAGCAGGGCTTGCCAG GAAAGGATCGATCCCCAGATACTTCAGATGAACACTGCAACATCTTCTATGACAAGGAGAAG GTAGAGCTGGTAGAAGGTGGAACTTTTTGGTTGTCAGAGTCGCCTTCTGTCCCTGGAAGCATGTCGTGGGGCTCTGTTGTTCCATGTATTGCAACATGGGTG ACATTCCAACTGAAAGGAGTCGAGCCACCTGGGTTTTCGTTTCAGATAGTCAATACAAATATCGATGAGTTCAGTCCTCGTGCTCGTAGACGAAGTGCTTTACTTGCATGGCAGCACATTGCATCCCTACCTCCTAGCTTACCCGTAGTATACTGTGGGGGTTTCAACACACAAAAG AGAGCATGGTGTGCAACGACTCTTCCAGATGGTTTACGTCAACTTCTCGGACTAGGCTTCCGCGCGGTGGCTACAATGACTACTGCTTATAATACTAAGTTGATG aggttgaaGAGGAgcaggctgagcccgaggaggcggctccaccaGAGTATTGACTTGGAGTTGTTTTACGTTGGAAATTatctttacttgtttttatgttatataatttggatttga
- the LOC122296273 gene encoding uncharacterized protein LOC122296273 isoform X1, with the protein MSVSLTVMTFNLHEDQPPDSPNSWEKRRDLCLSVITSYSPLILCTQQGVKSQLDYLQQGLPGKDRSPDTSDEHCNIFYDKEKVELVEGGTFWLSESPSVPGSMSWGSVVPCIATWVTFQLKGVEPPGFSFQIVNTNIDEFSPRARRRSALLAWQHIASLPPSLPVVYCGGFNTQKRAWCATTLPDGLRQLLGLGFRAVATMTTAYNTKLMILMQRLRKRRLSPRRRLHQSIDLELFSFGNYLYLFLCYVIWI; encoded by the exons atgagtGTTTCCTTAACAGTGATGACCTTCAACCTACACGAAGATCAGCCACCAGACAGTCCTAATTCATGGGAGAAGAGGAGGGATTTGTGTCTCAGCGTCATCACCAGCTACTCCCCACTGATCCTCTGTACCCAACAAG GAGTGAAATCCCAATTGGATTACCTTCAGCAGGGCTTGCCAG GAAAGGATCGATCCCCAGATACTTCAGATGAACACTGCAACATCTTCTATGACAAGGAGAAG GTAGAGCTGGTAGAAGGTGGAACTTTTTGGTTGTCAGAGTCGCCTTCTGTCCCTGGAAGCATGTCGTGGGGCTCTGTTGTTCCATGTATTGCAACATGGGTG ACATTCCAACTGAAAGGAGTCGAGCCACCTGGGTTTTCGTTTCAGATAGTCAATACAAATATCGATGAGTTCAGTCCTCGTGCTCGTAGACGAAGTGCTTTACTTGCATGGCAGCACATTGCATCCCTACCTCCTAGCTTACCCGTAGTATACTGTGGGGGTTTCAACACACAAAAG AGAGCATGGTGTGCAACGACTCTTCCAGATGGTTTACGTCAACTTCTCGGACTAGGCTTCCGCGCGGTGGCTACAATGACTACTGCTTATAATACTAAGTTGATG attttgatgcagagattgaggaagaggaggctgagcccgaggaggcggctccaccaGAGTATTGACTTGGAGTTGTTTTCCTTTGGAAATTatctttacttgtttttatgttatgtaatttggatttga